Proteins found in one Patescibacteria group bacterium genomic segment:
- a CDS encoding class I SAM-dependent methyltransferase: MEEEKSEVTPFWLGTTCSDRSFEEYRDLLGFSENEFKGKSILDIGAGTTQEFTKQAAKKGIKVTTINPELNNKFYRMAPDQRSWWQLRKPKRPLSVAALGQNLPFKDESFDDITSLIAVPHYLPNDSQLIRQSFREMLRVLKPGEKAYLCFKKRDLIDQELSKLETEGISVLSEDMPGYSQRQRTILEKPLQKI, translated from the coding sequence ATGGAAGAAGAAAAATCAGAGGTCACTCCTTTTTGGTTAGGAACCACTTGTTCTGATCGTTCTTTTGAAGAATATAGAGATCTACTTGGTTTTTCTGAAAACGAATTTAAAGGAAAATCAATTCTCGATATTGGTGCTGGAACAACCCAAGAATTTACCAAGCAAGCTGCAAAGAAAGGTATCAAAGTCACTACCATCAATCCCGAATTAAATAATAAATTTTACCGAATGGCCCCAGATCAAAGAAGTTGGTGGCAATTAAGAAAACCAAAAAGACCTCTATCTGTCGCAGCTTTAGGACAAAATTTACCCTTTAAAGACGAATCTTTTGACGATATCACTTCTCTAATTGCTGTCCCACATTATTTACCAAATGATAGTCAACTAATCCGTCAGTCTTTCCGAGAAATGTTAAGAGTTTTGAAACCAGGCGAAAAAGCTTATTTATGCTTTAAAAAAAGAGATTTAATTGATCAAGAACTATCGAAACTAGAGACGGAAGGTATTTCTGTTCTATCTGAAGACATGCCAGGGTATTCCCAGAGACAAAGAACTATTTTAGAAAAGCCTCTCCAAAAAATCTAA
- a CDS encoding YibE/F family protein has protein sequence MVIKKLLAFFFFILIFFCLPIDYIWSQETQEMETSLFQEELLEGKVISLLDEKSMIRDGEKLLYQELEVRISKGSLAGEKIKIEVGDIPIVGQPKYQVGDEVMISYSKDFEGKNIFIITDFIRRKPLVWLFLIFVVLALIVGQWRGGMSLLGLVISFAVIFLFILPQIYKGEDPIIIAIVGSLIIIPATFLLSHGLNRKTLVAMAGTLIALLIVGLLSKFFIELTKLTGYASEEAAFLHLARRGQINIKGILLAGIIIGTLGILDDITISQAAIIQQLKKANPKMKTKELFLRAMDVGQDHIASMINTLVLVYTGAALPLMLLFIDNPRPFSEIINYQMIAEEIVRTLVGSVGLILAVPITTILASKIAFRDRKQH, from the coding sequence ATGGTTATAAAAAAACTATTAGCTTTCTTTTTTTTTATTTTAATCTTTTTTTGCTTACCCATTGATTATATTTGGTCGCAGGAGACTCAAGAAATGGAAACGAGTCTTTTTCAAGAAGAACTCCTTGAAGGAAAGGTAATTAGTCTTCTTGATGAAAAATCCATGATTAGAGATGGTGAGAAACTACTTTATCAAGAATTAGAAGTTAGGATATCCAAGGGTTCTTTAGCTGGAGAAAAAATTAAGATCGAGGTAGGCGATATTCCAATAGTTGGTCAGCCGAAATATCAAGTGGGTGATGAGGTGATGATTAGTTATTCTAAGGATTTTGAAGGCAAGAACATTTTTATTATCACTGATTTTATTCGGCGAAAACCATTAGTTTGGCTTTTTTTGATCTTTGTTGTTTTGGCTTTGATAGTGGGTCAATGGCGGGGTGGTATGTCTTTATTAGGCCTAGTTATCTCTTTTGCCGTTATTTTCTTGTTTATTTTACCTCAGATTTATAAAGGCGAAGATCCGATTATTATTGCCATTGTTGGTTCATTAATTATTATTCCGGCAACTTTTCTTCTTTCTCATGGTTTAAACCGAAAAACCTTAGTGGCCATGGCTGGAACATTAATAGCTTTGTTAATTGTTGGCCTTTTATCAAAGTTTTTTATTGAATTAACCAAATTGACTGGTTATGCTTCAGAAGAAGCAGCCTTTCTTCATTTAGCCAGACGAGGACAAATTAATATAAAAGGGATTTTATTAGCTGGCATTATTATTGGTACTTTAGGAATTTTGGATGACATTACTATTTCTCAAGCGGCGATTATTCAGCAATTAAAAAAGGCTAATCCGAAAATGAAAACAAAAGAATTGTTTTTAAGAGCCATGGATGTTGGTCAAGACCATATTGCCTCAATGATTAACACTTTAGTTTTAGTTTACACTGGCGCCGCTTTGCCTTTAATGCTTCTTTTCATTGATAATCCCCGACCGTTTTCAGAGATTATTAATTACCAGATGATCGCTGAAGAAATTGTTAGGACTTTAGTAGGAAGTGTCGGTCTTATTTTGGCCGTTCCCATTACAACGATTTTAGCCAGTAAGATTGCTTTTAGAGATAGGAAACAGCATTAG
- a CDS encoding DUF134 domain-containing protein: MPRPKRWRWISFRPGVTYYKPRGVPLRYLREVKLSVDELEAIRSADYQGVDQIKAARKMKVSQSTFQRILTSARKKVSEGLVEGKAIRIEGGRVKMIRG; encoded by the coding sequence GTGCCTAGACCAAAAAGATGGCGGTGGATATCATTTCGACCAGGGGTGACTTACTACAAACCTCGGGGAGTACCTTTGCGCTATTTAAGGGAGGTTAAATTAAGTGTCGATGAATTAGAAGCCATTCGTTCGGCTGATTATCAGGGTGTTGACCAAATTAAAGCGGCTAGAAAGATGAAAGTTTCTCAATCCACTTTTCAACGAATCCTCACTTCCGCCAGAAAAAAAGTAAGTGAAGGTTTGGTTGAAGGTAAAGCGATTAGGATTGAGGGAGGTCGAGTGAAAATGATTCGTGGTTGA
- a CDS encoding DUF5320 domain-containing protein, whose product MPGFDQTGPRGQGPSTGRGFGPCGLGLGWRRRFAPGRGMGRYFGWRWPQSKEEEVEALKEYKKALQEELEDVAKEEKEIQGK is encoded by the coding sequence ATGCCAGGATTTGATCAAACAGGACCAAGAGGTCAAGGACCTTCAACAGGTCGTGGTTTTGGTCCTTGTGGACTAGGTTTGGGTTGGCGCCGACGTTTTGCGCCCGGCCGGGGCATGGGCCGTTATTTTGGTTGGCGCTGGCCTCAATCCAAAGAAGAGGAAGTTGAGGCTTTAAAAGAATACAAAAAAGCGCTTCAAGAAGAATTAGAAGACGTCGCAAAAGAAGAAAAAGAAATTCAAGGCAAGTAA
- the rpsI gene encoding 30S ribosomal protein S9: MTTKKTVKVRKTKRGRKKAYTYALGRRKEAVARVRLFKGKGDLMVNNRPIEEWFPGEVNELIYMKPFQVTKTEGKYYATVKVRGSGKNGQLGAVVHGLARALDKENSELYHLPLKKAGLLTRDPRMKERRKAGLAQSARAKKQSPKR, translated from the coding sequence ATGACGACTAAAAAAACAGTTAAGGTTAGAAAAACCAAGCGAGGTCGGAAAAAAGCCTATACTTATGCTCTTGGCCGAAGGAAAGAGGCAGTGGCCCGGGTAAGACTCTTCAAAGGTAAAGGCGATTTGATGGTCAATAATCGGCCAATTGAAGAATGGTTTCCGGGTGAAGTCAATGAACTTATTTACATGAAGCCGTTTCAGGTCACCAAAACTGAAGGGAAATATTACGCGACGGTTAAGGTTAGAGGATCAGGTAAAAATGGTCAATTGGGAGCGGTTGTCCATGGCTTAGCCAGAGCTTTGGACAAAGAAAACTCTGAACTTTATCATCTACCTTTAAAAAAAGCTGGTCTTTTAACTCGTGACCCCCGAATGAAAGAGCGCCGCAAAGCCGGCCTTGCCCAATCAGCCCGAGCGAAGAAACAATCTCCGAAAAGATAA
- the rplM gene encoding 50S ribosomal protein L13, translating into MKKTKTTKASEIKRGWYLIDVKDKRLGRVASQIAELLIGKSKVYYSPNLDCGDYVVVINAAEVEVSGRKRKQKLYQHHSGYPGGFKEKTFEELMKRDPRKIIHYAVNGMLPKNKLRDRRLRRLKVFSDDQHLYQDKFKK; encoded by the coding sequence ATGAAAAAAACAAAGACAACCAAAGCAAGTGAAATTAAAAGAGGTTGGTACCTGATTGATGTTAAGGATAAGAGACTTGGTCGGGTAGCAAGTCAGATTGCGGAATTATTGATTGGTAAGAGCAAAGTTTATTACTCGCCCAATTTAGATTGCGGTGATTATGTTGTTGTTATTAATGCGGCCGAGGTTGAAGTCAGTGGCCGTAAAAGAAAACAAAAACTCTACCAACATCATTCTGGTTATCCTGGTGGTTTTAAGGAAAAAACTTTTGAGGAGTTGATGAAGCGTGATCCGAGAAAAATAATTCACTACGCTGTCAATGGCATGCTACCTAAAAATAAATTAAGAGATCGAAGATTAAGGAGATTGAAAGTGTTTAGCGACGATCAACATCTTTATCAGGATAAATTTAAAAAATAA
- the rplQ gene encoding 50S ribosomal protein L17, protein MKHRVAKKKLSRSRSHRRALFKNLLSALILHGEIKTTESKAKAVRRLFDRLVTKGKKNTLHTRRTIEAFFNDRKVVNKLVDNITPQFKDRSSGFTRIIRLGQRRGDDATMVKLELVVKPKSEEKSGKEKTKKSNKKKKDLARGKNEKNKDNQSK, encoded by the coding sequence ATGAAGCATAGAGTGGCTAAAAAGAAACTATCTCGAAGCAGAAGTCACCGTAGAGCGCTGTTTAAAAATTTACTCAGCGCTTTGATTTTGCATGGGGAAATCAAAACAACCGAGAGTAAGGCTAAGGCAGTCCGTCGACTTTTTGATCGCTTAGTTACCAAGGGCAAAAAGAATACTCTCCACACTCGACGAACGATAGAGGCTTTCTTTAATGATAGAAAGGTTGTTAATAAGTTGGTAGATAATATTACTCCCCAATTTAAAGATAGATCAAGTGGTTTTACTAGAATAATTCGCCTAGGTCAACGTCGTGGTGATGATGCCACCATGGTGAAGTTAGAATTAGTGGTTAAACCCAAATCTGAAGAAAAGTCAGGAAAAGAAAAAACAAAAAAGTCGAACAAGAAAAAGAAAGACTTAGCGCGAGGAAAAAATGAAAAAAACAAAGACAACCAAAGCAAGTGA
- a CDS encoding DNA-directed RNA polymerase subunit alpha — MIEPLFRIKKEKETQDFGHFVIEPLELGFGHTLGNALRRVLLSALPGAAITQVKIAGVKHKFSTLEGLKEDIIEFILGLKQVKVGYEGKKPVKLTLEKTGPGEIKAGDIKTPANVKIANPDLVIGNLASRKNRFKAEMIVETGYGYLPAEEREVEKLGEIPIDAIFGPILQVNYRIESTRVGRRTDLNRLVFEITTDGSLKPSQALKQAAEILVGYFQQIASPKKMPKKEKAKSEMPNLNLRLTVEELDLPTRIANALRKGGYGTVANLVEATEADLAKVKNLGEKSVNIVEAALSQKGVSLKKKKK; from the coding sequence ATGATAGAACCATTATTTCGAATTAAAAAAGAAAAGGAAACCCAAGATTTTGGTCATTTTGTGATTGAACCCCTAGAGCTTGGATTTGGACACACTCTGGGTAATGCTTTGCGGCGAGTTTTGCTTTCGGCTTTGCCAGGTGCTGCCATCACTCAAGTAAAGATCGCGGGCGTTAAGCATAAATTTTCTACTCTTGAAGGATTAAAGGAAGATATTATTGAGTTTATTCTTGGCCTTAAACAGGTTAAGGTTGGTTATGAAGGAAAAAAACCAGTCAAATTGACTTTAGAAAAAACTGGTCCTGGTGAAATTAAGGCTGGTGATATTAAAACACCGGCTAATGTTAAAATTGCTAATCCAGACTTGGTTATTGGCAATTTAGCTAGTCGGAAGAATCGATTTAAGGCAGAGATGATTGTTGAAACTGGTTATGGTTATCTACCGGCCGAAGAGAGAGAAGTAGAAAAATTAGGTGAGATTCCGATTGACGCTATTTTTGGTCCCATTCTTCAGGTTAATTATCGAATCGAATCTACTCGAGTTGGTCGGAGAACTGACTTGAATCGGTTGGTTTTCGAGATTACCACTGATGGTAGTCTTAAACCCAGTCAGGCCTTAAAACAGGCAGCTGAGATTCTGGTTGGCTATTTCCAACAAATAGCTTCTCCTAAAAAGATGCCTAAAAAGGAGAAGGCCAAGAGTGAAATGCCTAATTTAAATTTGAGATTGACAGTGGAGGAGCTTGACTTACCAACCAGAATCGCCAACGCTCTTCGTAAAGGAGGTTATGGTACGGTCGCTAATCTGGTTGAGGCGACCGAAGCCGATTTGGCTAAAGTCAAAAATTTAGGTGAAAAGTCGGTCAACATCGTTGAAGCTGCCTTATCCCAAAAAGGAGTTTCTCTCAAGAAAAAGAAGAAATAA
- the rpsD gene encoding 30S ribosomal protein S4: MARYTDAKCRLCRREGIKLFLKGERCYSPKCPIERKGAVPPGQHGPRLRKRLSEYGQQLREKQKARRLYGILEKQFRRYIDKASKNPQVTGEVLFQLLESRLDNVVYRSGLAPSRSIARQLVSHGHAYVNEKKVNIASYQVKPGDLIRISEKAMKIAAVEKNWTDRTKNMPKWLQRKGPIGKMMRLPKREEIEAAIDDKLIIEYYSR; this comes from the coding sequence ATGGCAAGATATACTGATGCTAAATGTCGACTCTGCCGACGCGAAGGAATCAAACTTTTTTTAAAGGGTGAGCGTTGTTATTCGCCCAAGTGCCCGATTGAAAGAAAGGGTGCAGTACCTCCAGGCCAGCATGGTCCTAGGTTAAGGAAAAGATTAAGTGAATATGGTCAGCAGTTGAGGGAAAAACAAAAAGCGAGGAGACTCTATGGTATTTTAGAGAAACAATTTCGCCGCTATATTGATAAGGCATCTAAAAATCCTCAAGTGACCGGTGAAGTTCTTTTTCAACTCTTAGAATCAAGGTTGGATAATGTAGTTTATCGTTCAGGCTTAGCGCCTTCTCGGTCAATTGCTAGGCAATTAGTTAGTCATGGTCATGCTTATGTTAATGAAAAGAAAGTTAACATTGCTTCTTATCAAGTCAAACCCGGTGATCTTATTCGAATTAGTGAGAAGGCGATGAAAATAGCAGCGGTGGAGAAAAATTGGACTGATAGGACTAAAAATATGCCTAAATGGTTGCAAAGGAAGGGCCCAATTGGTAAAATGATGCGTCTGCCAAAAAGAGAAGAAATTGAAGCTGCCATTGACGACAAGTTAATAATCGAATATTATTCAAGATAA
- the rpsK gene encoding 30S ribosomal protein S11, producing the protein MVKAKKEKTKTKPQKKEPKIVAKGKVYIQATFNNTIITFTDLKGNTVCWGSSGEVGFKGARKSTPFAAISTVEKAAKKALAHGFREVEVYIKGPGSGRDSALRALRAAGIKMSLIADVTPIPHNGPRPKKKRRV; encoded by the coding sequence ATGGTTAAAGCTAAAAAAGAAAAAACTAAAACCAAACCCCAAAAGAAAGAGCCTAAGATTGTGGCTAAAGGAAAAGTTTACATTCAGGCTACTTTTAACAACACGATCATTACCTTTACTGATTTAAAAGGTAATACCGTTTGTTGGGGGAGTTCGGGTGAAGTCGGTTTTAAGGGAGCAAGGAAATCAACTCCTTTTGCGGCTATTAGTACCGTTGAAAAAGCCGCTAAAAAAGCTTTAGCTCACGGTTTCAGGGAAGTTGAAGTTTACATTAAAGGCCCAGGATCGGGCCGCGATTCAGCCTTAAGGGCTCTGAGAGCCGCTGGCATCAAAATGAGTTTGATTGCTGACGTGACCCCAATTCCTCATAATGGACCAAGGCCAAAAAAGAAAAGGAGAGTTTAA
- the rpsM gene encoding 30S ribosomal protein S13, translating to MAVRIAGVDLPVEKKVDSGLTAIYGIGRKNVQGVLETAAVDANKRIKDLTAEEITRLQKTVEKIPTEGELRTIVNENIKQLKVTGSYRGTRHLQGLPSRGQRTRSNARTKRGKRKTIGAMRKKDLTKFGVAEKNPEEEKVAKEDKEA from the coding sequence ATGGCTGTTCGAATTGCCGGAGTTGATTTACCAGTTGAAAAGAAAGTTGATAGTGGTTTAACCGCAATTTATGGTATTGGTCGTAAGAATGTTCAAGGGGTTTTAGAAACAGCGGCCGTTGATGCTAATAAAAGAATTAAGGATTTGACGGCTGAAGAAATTACTCGTTTACAAAAGACGGTTGAAAAAATACCTACGGAGGGAGAGTTAAGAACGATTGTGAACGAGAATATTAAACAACTGAAAGTGACGGGAAGTTATCGAGGAACAAGACATTTACAGGGCTTACCTTCTCGTGGCCAGAGAACTCGATCAAATGCTCGGACAAAAAGGGGTAAGCGAAAGACAATTGGAGCAATGCGCAAGAAGGATTTAACTAAGTTTGGTGTTGCCGAGAAGAATCCAGAAGAGGAAAAAGTAGCTAAAGAGGACAAGGAGGCATGA
- the rpmJ gene encoding 50S ribosomal protein L36: MEVKASVKKRCKNCKIARRRGRVYVICSNPRHKQRQG; this comes from the coding sequence ATGGAAGTTAAAGCGTCAGTTAAAAAACGTTGTAAAAATTGTAAAATTGCTCGCCGGCGAGGGCGAGTCTACGTTATTTGTTCTAATCCTCGCCATAAGCAAAGACAGGGTTAA
- the infA gene encoding translation initiation factor IF-1, with protein sequence MIKEKKEETTGTVTEALPNTMFRVELEDGRKLLCHLSGKIRIHHIRVMPGDKVRVELTPYDETKGRIVYREK encoded by the coding sequence ATGATTAAAGAGAAAAAAGAAGAAACTACCGGGACAGTCACCGAAGCCTTGCCCAATACAATGTTTAGGGTCGAACTGGAAGATGGTAGAAAGCTTTTGTGTCATCTTTCAGGCAAGATAAGAATCCATCACATTCGAGTGATGCCTGGAGATAAGGTTCGGGTAGAATTGACACCTTATGATGAGACGAAAGGAAGAATAGTTTATCGGGAGAAATAA
- the map gene encoding type I methionyl aminopeptidase: MIPLKTAKEIKIMQEGGKKLAWVFEQLKIKPGMSLKEVDTLAEELIKKQNGKPSFKMVKDYHWATCLNVNQGVVHGIPNDYRLKVGDLLSVDIGIFYKGYHTDKANSLLVGDIGTNQRLKEREFLSVGREALEVAIKSVRLGNRIGHLSQAIQTTIKSKGWQPVQALVGHGVGKKLHEPPQIPCYLQKRIEETEKLKPGMTLAIEVIYTQGNSEVMVGEDGWTVETVDGHLAALFEDTILVTPGEPLVLTRK; the protein is encoded by the coding sequence ATGATTCCCCTAAAAACAGCTAAAGAGATCAAGATAATGCAAGAGGGAGGCAAGAAATTGGCTTGGGTTTTTGAACAACTCAAAATTAAGCCAGGAATGAGTTTAAAAGAGGTCGATACTCTGGCTGAAGAGCTCATTAAAAAACAAAATGGGAAACCTTCTTTCAAAATGGTTAAGGATTATCATTGGGCGACTTGTTTAAATGTTAATCAGGGAGTTGTTCATGGAATTCCTAATGACTATCGATTAAAGGTAGGTGATCTTCTTAGTGTCGATATTGGTATTTTTTACAAAGGCTATCACACTGATAAGGCTAATAGCTTGCTAGTAGGTGACATAGGCACCAATCAACGACTTAAGGAAAGAGAATTTCTATCGGTTGGTAGGGAGGCTTTAGAGGTTGCTATTAAGTCAGTCAGACTAGGTAATCGGATTGGCCATCTCTCTCAGGCAATCCAAACAACAATTAAGAGCAAAGGTTGGCAACCAGTTCAGGCTTTAGTGGGTCATGGGGTGGGAAAAAAATTACACGAACCACCTCAAATACCCTGTTATTTGCAAAAAAGAATAGAGGAGACTGAAAAATTGAAGCCTGGCATGACTTTGGCCATTGAGGTAATTTATACCCAAGGAAATTCGGAAGTCATGGTAGGAGAAGATGGTTGGACAGTAGAAACAGTTGATGGTCATTTAGCGGCTCTTTTTGAAGACACAATTCTTGTGACTCCAGGAGAGCCATTAGTTTTGACTCGAAAATGA
- a CDS encoding nucleoside monophosphate kinase: MNFIVLGPQASGKGAQAELLAKKLGFAHLEMGEVLREIAKQKTSLGEKINQIIYQQGTLVPDSVIKKVANSWLDKVKTSKGIVFDGYPRKLSQYQDLEKILTERGTKINKVIHLKVIEMTSIKRISSRRVCPKCDKEYNLVTRPPKKDKLCDFCQVKLVLRQDDKPKIVKKRLETYHRLTEPLINYVRQQGILIEIDGERPIEVIHQEIMKRLNQ; this comes from the coding sequence ATGAATTTTATTGTTTTAGGACCACAAGCTTCAGGTAAGGGTGCTCAAGCAGAGCTTTTAGCTAAAAAACTTGGGTTTGCTCATCTTGAGATGGGCGAAGTTCTTAGAGAGATTGCTAAACAAAAGACATCTCTTGGCGAAAAGATCAATCAAATTATTTATCAACAAGGTACTTTAGTTCCTGACTCAGTTATTAAAAAGGTAGCCAATTCTTGGCTAGATAAAGTCAAAACTAGTAAGGGAATTGTTTTTGATGGCTATCCAAGAAAATTGAGCCAATATCAGGATTTAGAAAAAATTTTAACTGAACGAGGAACTAAGATTAATAAAGTAATTCATTTAAAGGTAATCGAGATGACTTCAATTAAGAGAATTAGCTCTCGACGAGTCTGTCCAAAATGTGATAAAGAATATAATTTAGTAACAAGACCGCCTAAAAAAGATAAACTTTGCGACTTTTGTCAGGTGAAGTTAGTTTTGCGCCAAGATGACAAACCAAAAATAGTCAAGAAGAGATTGGAAACTTACCATCGACTAACTGAACCTTTAATTAATTATGTTCGCCAACAGGGAATTTTGATAGAGATTGATGGTGAGAGGCCAATCGAAGTGATTCATCAGGAGATTATGAAACGGTTGAATCAATGA
- the secY gene encoding preprotein translocase subunit SecY has product MNRILNTLLNAWKIAELRKKILFTAGIFIVFRFAAHVPVGGVNTIALRELFARNQLLGLLDIFSGGTLANFSIMALGLNPYINASIIFQLLTMVIPQLEELSKEGEYGREKINQYTRILTVPLAVVQSLGMYALLKNQQIITSLLPLSLISLVITMVAGTIFLMWLGELISEYGIGNGISMLIFAGIVARYPVQLGQTFSIFEPGNLFNLIIFLAMALAVIVAIIVVDEASRKIRIQYARRMRGRKIYGGQSTYLPLKINQAGVIPIIFAVSLILLPSMLGNFLQGVPQPMIAKIAVSLATIFQPGGVVYNLTYFLLVVGFTYFYTAVVFNPDKIAEEIRKYGGFIPGIRPGQPTADYLNRILNRITLAGAIFLGLIAILPSIAQGLTGIATMTIGGTGILIVVSVILETTRQLEAMMTMRSYEGFLK; this is encoded by the coding sequence ATGAATAGAATTCTTAATACTCTTCTTAACGCCTGGAAGATTGCCGAATTAAGAAAAAAAATCCTTTTTACGGCCGGGATTTTTATTGTTTTTCGCTTTGCCGCCCATGTTCCCGTAGGTGGAGTTAATACCATCGCTCTGCGAGAGCTCTTTGCCCGCAATCAATTATTAGGTTTATTAGATATTTTTTCGGGTGGCACTTTAGCTAATTTTTCAATTATGGCTCTTGGCCTTAACCCCTATATTAATGCCTCAATTATTTTCCAATTATTGACGATGGTGATTCCTCAATTAGAAGAACTTTCTAAAGAAGGTGAATATGGTCGAGAAAAAATTAACCAATATACTCGGATTTTAACCGTTCCTTTAGCTGTGGTTCAATCTTTGGGTATGTATGCTCTTTTAAAAAACCAACAGATCATTACTAGCCTTTTACCATTGAGTTTAATTAGTTTAGTTATCACCATGGTGGCTGGAACGATTTTCTTGATGTGGTTAGGCGAACTGATTAGTGAATACGGCATTGGCAACGGAATTTCCATGTTAATTTTTGCCGGTATTGTCGCTCGTTATCCGGTCCAACTTGGTCAAACTTTTAGTATTTTCGAACCAGGTAATTTATTTAATCTCATCATTTTTCTAGCAATGGCCTTAGCGGTAATTGTGGCTATTATAGTGGTTGACGAGGCGAGTCGAAAAATTAGGATTCAGTATGCCCGTCGGATGAGAGGCAGAAAGATTTATGGTGGTCAATCAACTTATTTACCTTTGAAAATTAATCAAGCCGGAGTGATTCCTATTATTTTTGCGGTTTCCCTGATTCTTTTACCCTCAATGTTGGGTAATTTTCTTCAGGGAGTTCCTCAACCAATGATTGCTAAAATAGCGGTTAGTTTGGCCACCATCTTTCAACCAGGCGGTGTTGTCTATAATCTTACCTATTTCTTATTAGTGGTTGGTTTCACCTATTTTTACACGGCGGTGGTTTTTAATCCAGACAAAATTGCTGAGGAAATTCGTAAATATGGTGGTTTCATTCCCGGAATTCGACCGGGTCAACCAACGGCTGATTATCTTAATCGAATTTTAAATCGAATCACTTTAGCCGGAGCGATTTTCCTAGGTTTGATTGCCATTTTACCCTCAATTGCCCAAGGTTTAACTGGGATTGCCACTATGACGATTGGCGGTACCGGGATTTTGATTGTCGTTTCGGTCATTTTGGAGACAACTCGTCAACTAGAAGCGATGATGACAATGAGAAGCTATGAGGGCTTTTTAAAATGA
- the rplO gene encoding 50S ribosomal protein L15: protein MIKLDKLPKTTKRKKKRVGRGYGSGKGGHTSGRGAKGLKARGKVGLTFEGTKTKKSFIKKLPLQRGKGRFKSLKPKPLVVNLKYLNLFKKGEKVNLTTLAKKRIITSDKAEKQGVKILGDGDLNVALTIELPASKGATKKIEKAGGKVVEVEKQPKANRLKSKPAKKKKTKPVKTQKEAAKKKKEITKVNKKEVKR, encoded by the coding sequence ATGATAAAATTAGATAAATTACCAAAAACTACTAAGAGGAAAAAGAAAAGAGTTGGTCGGGGTTATGGTTCGGGAAAAGGTGGTCATACTTCTGGTCGAGGTGCGAAGGGATTAAAAGCTCGAGGCAAGGTTGGTTTGACCTTTGAAGGAACTAAAACAAAAAAATCCTTTATCAAAAAATTGCCGCTTCAGCGAGGTAAAGGAAGATTTAAGTCATTAAAGCCTAAACCCTTGGTGGTTAACCTTAAATATCTTAATCTTTTTAAGAAAGGGGAAAAGGTTAATTTGACCACTCTGGCCAAAAAGAGAATTATAACAAGTGATAAAGCTGAAAAACAAGGAGTTAAAATTTTAGGTGATGGTGATTTGAACGTGGCGCTGACGATTGAGTTACCCGCCTCTAAAGGAGCGACTAAAAAAATTGAAAAAGCCGGAGGCAAGGTAGTTGAGGTTGAAAAGCAACCTAAGGCCAATCGATTAAAGTCTAAGCCGGCCAAGAAAAAGAAAACAAAACCAGTTAAAACCCAAAAGGAAGCAGCAAAGAAGAAAAAAGAAATAACCAAAGTTAATAAAAAAGAAGTTAAGAGATGA
- the rpsE gene encoding 30S ribosomal protein S5, giving the protein MFNQPRRRMMEENQGEREFEEKVVQVNRVSKKTKGGNRISFSVLTVVGDKKGKVGVGLGRAPDVISGIKKGMKQAKKKMIEVPIKGTTIPHEVRIKRGAAKILIKPAPPGTGVKAGGAVRVVVEAAGIKDIVSKILGSNNKINNVYATLEALKQLKHPKGN; this is encoded by the coding sequence ATGTTTAATCAACCTAGAAGAAGAATGATGGAAGAAAATCAAGGAGAAAGAGAATTTGAAGAGAAGGTGGTTCAAGTCAATCGAGTTTCGAAAAAGACAAAGGGAGGTAATCGGATTAGCTTTTCGGTTCTGACCGTTGTTGGTGATAAAAAGGGAAAGGTTGGTGTTGGTTTGGGCAGGGCGCCTGACGTTATTTCTGGAATCAAAAAAGGAATGAAACAAGCTAAAAAGAAAATGATTGAGGTGCCTATTAAAGGAACTACCATTCCTCACGAGGTGCGGATTAAACGGGGTGCTGCCAAAATCTTAATCAAACCAGCTCCTCCGGGCACAGGGGTTAAAGCCGGTGGTGCGGTTCGGGTGGTGGTTGAAGCGGCGGGAATAAAGGATATTGTTTCTAAAATCCTGGGGAGTAATAATAAGATTAATAATGTTTATGCGACGCTTGAAGCTTTGAAGCAGCTTAAACATCCAAAAGGAAATTAA